Proteins co-encoded in one Bremerella sp. TYQ1 genomic window:
- a CDS encoding DUF2190 family protein, translating into MSFEAKFDSGDPLMVDHVPAAAVAAGEVVVLADTVRIAHRAIAAGEKGALAACGGTYVVPKAAGGSTAIADGKKVYWDDANNRVTATASTHKRIGYAVGASLDADTSQVIEHAPGPAEA; encoded by the coding sequence ATGAGCTTCGAAGCAAAGTTTGACAGCGGCGACCCGTTGATGGTCGACCACGTACCAGCCGCGGCCGTTGCCGCCGGCGAAGTCGTCGTCCTGGCCGATACGGTCCGAATTGCCCACCGTGCCATCGCGGCCGGCGAAAAAGGCGCGTTGGCTGCCTGCGGTGGAACGTATGTCGTTCCCAAGGCTGCCGGTGGATCCACCGCGATCGCCGACGGCAAGAAGGTTTATTGGGACGACGCCAACAACCGAGTCACGGCGACCGCGTCGACCCACAAGCGTATCGGCTACGCCGTAGGCGCTTCGCTGGACGCCGACACCAGCCAGGTGATTGAACACGCACCTGGACCGGCCGAAGCGTAA